The DNA sequence GTTCAACGCGTCACTGGTTGCAGCTAGCCTTCCAGCTCCTCGCGCAGCATCTCGAGCTCCAGCCACTCTTCCTCCATGCGAGCGAGATCCGCACGCAGCTTCTCCAGTTCCTGCGCCAGCTTCGCAAAGGCGTTTGGATCTTTTGTGAAGAGGTTGGGATCGGCCATCTTTTCTTCGCGCTTGGCCGCCTCGGCCTCCGCCTTGGCGATCTCCTTCGGCAGGTTTTCGAGCGCGAACTTCTGCTTGTAGGAGAGCTTGCCCTTGGCCGCCTTCGGTGCATCGGCAGCGGGTCCGGCCGTTTCGCTCGCCTTGGCCTTTTCAGCCTTCTCCGCCTTGCGCTTCTCTTCGATTGCGCCCTTGCGCTGCGCCATCATGTCGGAATAGCCGCCGGCATATTCGATCCAACGGCCGTCCGGCTCCTCGGGGTTTGCCGGCGCGATCGTCGAGGTGACGGTACGGTCGAGGAAGTCACGGTCGTGGCTGACGAGGATAACCGTACCGGCAAAGCCGGCGACGATTTCCTGCAACAGGTCGAGCGTTTCGATGTCGAGGTCGTTGGTCGGCTCGTCGAGGATCAAGAGGTTGGTCGCCCGCGACAGGATGCGCGCCAGCATCAGCCGAGCACGCTCGCCACCCGAGAGCTCGCGGATCGGGGTTCGCGCCTGCTCCGGCTGGAACAGGAAATCCTTCATGTAACCGGTGACGTGACGCTGCTCGCCGTTGACGAGCAGGTTGTCGCCGCGTCCGTCTGTCAGGTAATGCGCCAGAGTGTCGTCGAGATTGAGGTCTTCGCGCTTCTGGTCGAGCGTCGCCATTTCGAGATTGGTGCCGAGCTTCACTGTTCCCGCGTCCGGCTCGATCTGACCGGTCAGCATCTTCAGAAGCGTCGTCTTGCCGGCGCCGTTCGGGCCGACGAGACCAATGCGGTCGCCCCGGTGCACGCGGATCGAGAAGGGCGCAACGATGGTGCGGTCGCCATAGGCCTTGCTGATCTTCTCCGCCTCGATCACCAGCTTGCCGGATTCCTTGGCGTCGGCGGCAGTCGCTTGAACGGTGCCCTGCGGCCCCTTGTGGCCGCGATAGGTCGCCCGCATGGTCTGCAGCTCGCCGAGCCGGCGCATGTTGCGCTTGCGCCGCGCGGTCACGCCGTAACGCAGCCAGTGCTCCTCGCGCTCGATCGCCTTGCCGAGCTTGTGCTGTTCCAGTTCCTCGGCCTCGAGTACCTCGTCGCGCCACGCTTCGAAATGCGCAAAACCGCGATCGAGCCGGCGCGACTGGCCACGATCGAGCCAGACGGTCGCGGTCGACACCTTCTCCAGAAAACGCCGGTCGTGCGAAATCAGCACAAGCGCCGAGCGGCTGCGGGTCAACTCGTCTTCCAGCCATTCGATCGTCGGCAGGTCGAGATGGTTGGTCGGCTCGTCAAGCAGGAGGATATCCGGCTCAGGCGCCATGACGCGCGCCAATGCCGCGCGGCGCGCCTCGCCGCCGGAGAGCCGCTTCGGGTCCTCTTCGCCGGTGAGACCGAGATGCTGCAGCAGATAGGCGACACGATAGGGATCATCGCTCGGACCAAGACCCGCCTCGGCATAGGCCTGCACCGTGTCGTAGCCGTCGAAATCCGGTGCCTGGTGCAGATAGCGGATGGTCGCGGAGGGGTGGCGGAACACCTCGCCCGACTGCGCCTCTGCAAGTCCCGCGGCGATCTTCATCAGCGTCGACTTGCCCGAGCCGTTGCGGCCGACCAGGCAGATGCGGTCGCCCGGCTCAACTTGCAGGTTGGCGCCGGCCAGAAGCGGTGCGCCACCAAAGGTGAGGAAGATATCGTCGAGTTTCAGAATGGGAGGCGCCAAGGCTCAGGCTCCGGAAAGATCATAGGGGCGGGCGAGCACGATGGCGCGGCCGCTCTTGAGAGTGAAGCGGAGGGGACCCTCCGCGACGTTGGAAACGGTTCGGGACGAGCCGAACGGCAAAGTGAAATCGTCGAGCGGGTAACGCGCATTGACGATCGAAAGACCGTCAAGCTCCGTCAATCCCAGCACGGAGAACAGGCAACCCTTCGGCAAGTCGAGCTCGAGCGCACCGGCAAGCAGCGGATAGGCCTCCTCCTCACCCGAGGTCATCAGGACCGAGAGACCACGTTCGGCAAGCGCAACGGCTTGCAACAGGTGCAGGAAGGCATGGTCGCTGCGCGTTCCGCCGAGCGCGCCGGCAAAGATCAGGTTGTCGGCACCACGCGAGAGCGCCGCCTCGACCGCGATCTCGCCATCGGTCGCCGCCTTGGCCGCCGGATAGGGTTCGCGTGGAACCGAGGCAAACTCGGAAAGCAGGGCGTCTTCGGTCGAGTCGAAATCGCCGACCCAGACATCGGGCGTCACGCCAAGCAAACGCGCGTGCCGCATGCCGCCATCCGCCGCGACGAAGCGGCTTCCGCTGAGCTGGCGTGTCAGCCGGTCGGTCGCCGAAAGGGCGCCGCCAAGCAGAATGGTGAAGGTCGATCGAGCCATGGCAAAGCCCATAGCGCAAAGGACCGCGGAAGGAAAACGAAGAAAACCGTTGGACGGCCGGATCTAAAGAATTTGCGAAAGCCGTCAGTGGCCTTCCGGCACCGGATCGGGAAACAGCATGCCGGCATAGATACCCGGTGTCGAATCCGGAATCTCGATTGCACCGGCCACCCGCTCGTAGAACTTCGCCGGCCCGACCCCGCCGATCACCGCGTAGCCATAGCCGGTCTCGCGCATCGCCGTCAGGCTTTCGATCAGCAGCGCCTCACCGATGCCCTGCCCGCGCATGTTTTCGTCGACGCCCGTTGGCCCGAAGAAGCCGAGTGCGGTTACGTCATGGCAGGCAAAGCCGACGATCTTTTCGTCGTGCACGGCGATGTGGATGCGCGTCGGAGTCGAGGAAAAGGCCGCCTCCGCCTCCCCTGCCCAGCCGGCTCCAAAAGTCTTCTCGATCCAGGAGACAACGAGGCGGCGCTCCGGCGCCATGGCGCGGCGAATGCTGATACCCGCACCGAGCCGTGATTGGGACTGCGCAGGCAGGGCATAAAGTCGAACGAGCATATCTGGCATGGCGTTTCCTCCTCGTTGCAGTTGTGTAGCGCAGTCGGCGGCTTACGCAAACACAAGCCACTGCACTGATCAAAGCGCCGCTCGCGACTAGCCCCAAACATCGCTTGCCACCGAACCAACCTAGCGGTAAATCTCTTGCCGCTCTAACGGGGTGCCTCCCGACCGCGAAGCGGCCGGAGGCTGAGAGGCGTGAAACGCCAACCCGCGGAACCTGATCCGGCTCATACCGGCGGAGGGATTAGACGCGATCGGATCGATACGCCCTTTTCCCATGCAACAACGAACTTTGGGAGAGAGGTGCTCGCCATGTCCAATTCATCGCAACTCAAATTGTTTAGCCGGCTAGCTCTGGCCGCGGCTGCAAGCCTAGTTTTCGTCGGCGCCGCGGCCGCTGCCGACAAGACGTTGACGGTCTACACCTATGAGAGCTTCATCACCGAATGGGGCCCGGGCGCCAAGGTCGCGGAAGCCTTCGAGAAAACCTGCGAATGCAAGGTCAACTATGTCGGCGTTGCCGACGGCGTCGAGCTGCTCACCCGTCTGAAGCTCGAAGGCGAAGCCTCGAAGGCCGACATCGTGCTCGGTCTCGACACCAATCTTGTTGCCGAAGCCAAGGCGACCGGCTTCTTCGCGCCGCACGGCGTCGACGCCAAGGATCTGAAGGTTCCGGGCGGCTTCTCCGACGATACCTTCCTGCCCTATGACTACGGCCACTTCGCTATCGTCTACGATACCGAAACGCTGAAGACGCCGCCGAAGAGCCTCAAGGAGCTGGTCGAAGGCGACGCGTCGCAGAAGATCGTCATCGAGGATCCGCGCACCTCGACGCCGGGGCTCGGCCTGCTGCTCTGGGTCAAGGCCGTCTATGGCGACGAGGCAGGCGCTGCGTGGGCCAAGCTCAAGGACCGCGTTCTGACCGTCACCCCCGGCTGGTCGGAAGCCTACGGCCTCTTCACGAAGGGTGAGGCGCCGATGGTGCTCTCCTACACCACCTCGCCGGCCTACCACATGGTCGCGGAGAACACCGAGCGCTACCAGGCTGCGGCCTTCTCCGAGGGGCACTACATCCAGATCGAGGTCGCCGGCATGACCAAGAATGCCAAGGAGCCAGAACTGGCAAAACAGTTTCTGAGCTTCATGACCGGACCGGAATTCCAGTCGATCATCCCGACGACCAACTGGATGATGCCGGTCGGCGCCACCAGCGAACCGCTGCCGGACGCCTTCAACAAGCTGGTCAATCCGGAAAAGACCTTCCTGCTGCCGTCGGAAGAGGTCGCGAAGAACCGCAAGGTCTGGATCGACGAGTGGCTTGCCGCGATGAGCAAGAACTGAGGCCGGATTGTTCGCACTTCGCGAAAACCGCATGACTGTTGTCGCCGGGGCATTTTGCCTCGGCGCCTTCCTGCTCTTCGTCGGCCTGGCTGTCGCAGCCTTGCTCGCCCAGACCGGCGGCACGGACGAAAGTACTCTGTTCGACGCCTATATCTGGCGCGTCACCCGCTTCACGCTGTTGCAGGCAAGCCTTTCCACGCTGCTGTCCGTACTGTTCGCGATCCCTGTGGCGCGGGCGCTCGCGCGGCGGCCGCAGTTTTTCGGCCGGATCTGGCTGTTGCGGCTGATGGCGCTGCCGCTCGGCCTGCCCGTTCTCGTCGGCGCACTCGGGCTGATCGAGATCTGGGGGCGCCAGGGTTTCCTCAACTCCGGCCTGCGTTGGCTCGGCCTCGAGCAGCCGATCAGCATCTATGGCCTGTTCGGCATCCTCATCGCCCATGTCTTCTTCAATATGCCGCTTGCGGCGCGCCTGTTTCTGGCCGGGCTTGAGCGTATTCCCGCCGAATACTGGCGTAGCGCTGCCAATCTCGGCATGCCGTCCCGCTCGCTCTTCCGCTTCATCGAATGGCCTGTCCTGCGCGGCCTGCTGCCGGGTGCGGCCGGCCTCGTCTTCATGCTCTGCGCCACCAGCTTCACGCTGGTGCTGACGCTTGGCGGTGGGCCTGCGGCCAGCACCATCGAGGTCGCGATCTATCAGGCGCTGCGCTTCGATTTCGATCCGCCGCGCGCCATCGCGCTGTCCGGCCTGCAGATCGCCATGACCGGCGTCCTGTTTCTCATTCTCAGACGTCTGGCAACGGAGCCGGAAGAGGGCATGACCGGCGGGCGAACCGTTCGACGCTTCGATGGCGCAAGGACACTGGCGCGCCTCAACGACACCGCCTGGATCATCCTGGCACTGCTCTTCCTCCTCGCCCCGCTGGTTGCGGTGGTCATCTCCGGCATGCAGGCCGATCTTCTGAAGCTTGCGCGCGATCCGAACGTCCACAGGGCACTGATGACGAGTGCGGCGATCGCGCTTGCCTCTGCACTTGCCTCCGTCGCCATGGCAGCCGTCATGATCCGCGCCGCAGCGACAATCACCGCGGCCCGCCATGCGGGCGCGCTCGCCCACGGTTTTGCCGGTGCGATCGGCGCCAGCACCTCGCTCATCCTGCTGGTGCCGCCCGTCGTGCTTGGCGCCGGCTGGTTTCTGCTTCTGCGCCCCTTCGGTGATGTCGCGCGCTTTGCGCCTGTGATCGTCGTGGCGATCAATGCCCTGATGGCACTGCCCTTCGTCCACCGTATCCTTGCCCCGGCGATGGCAACGCACGCGGCACGTTCCGAACGGTTGACGGCGAGCCTCGGCATCCGCGGCTTTCATCGCCTGCGATGGATCGACCTTCCCGCGCTTCGAAGGCCGCTGCTGATGGCATTTTCCTTCGCCATGGCGCTGTCTCTCGGCGACCTTGGCGCCGTCGCCCTGTTCGGCTCGCAGGACATGGTAACGCTTCCCTGGCTGCTCTACAGCCGCATGGGTAGCTATCGCACTGCCGATGCGGCCGGCCTTGCCCTCTTCCTCGGGCTTCTCTGCCTGATCTTCACCATCCTCGGCACGGCGGAAGACGACCGCCGACGGGAAGGACGCAAAGCATGACCAGGTCCACCGCTGCCATAGAATTGCGCAATGTCGAGGTTCGTTTCGAAACGACCACGCTACACTTCGATTGCACAATTGCTGCCGGCGGCATCGTCGCCGTCGCCGGCGCCTCCGGTTCCGGCAAGTCGACGCTCTTTCACCTCATCGCAGGCTTTGAAGACCCTGACCATGGCGAGATCCGCATCCTCGACGAGAACGCTGACAACCGGGCACCCTCGGAACGCCCGGTCTCGATGATTTTCCAGGACAACAATCTCTTCGCCCATCTCGATGTCGCCACCAATGTCGGCCTCGGCATCAACCCGACACTTCGCCTGACGGACGAAGACCGCAACAGGATCGAAGAAGCGCTTCGCCGCGTAGGGCTCGAAGGCTTCGAACGACGACTGCCGCCCACGCTTTCCGGCGGCGAGCGTCAGCGGGTCGCCCTTGCCCGTGCGCTTGTGAGGCATCGCCCCCTGCTCTTGCTGGATGAACCTTTTGCCGCCCTCGATCCCGGCATGCGCGCCGGCATGCGCGCGCTTCTTGGCGAGTTGCACGCGGAAGAAGGCAACACCATTCTGATGATCACGCACCATCCCGAAGACGTGAAAGCGCTGGCCGATAGCGTGCTTTTTCTCGACCAGGGGCGTATCATTGCACACGATACACTCGACCGCTTTCTGGAGCGGCGCGACAATGCGGCAATCGACCGCTTCCTTGGCAACGCGTGAAGGTGGGGCCGGATTCTCTGCTCCCCCAACCGATTGCCACAATTTGACCGCGGCGCCATGCGACGCGCGAAATATCCGGTCGGCATCGCGAATATTCGCGCATCCGTTGCCGTGATACCACGGGGCAACTATTTCTACCGAGACAAACTAGGCAGGTGGCGCTGAAATCAGATACAGCAAGACCAGGGCTGAACAGTCGCGGCGGAGCAACGCTGCCGGACTGAAAAAGTAGGACTTTCAACGCTATCGTTCCATCGCCCCGCTGCATGCGGGCGGAGCGACAGACGGGAAACGGGCTGAGGCATGGAGAGGCATACAGTCACACACGACCGGTTCCCGCCGAAGCGCGGACGGCTGCGTGCACGCGTTGTGGTTGCGCTGCTCGCGACCACGCTTCTCTCCGCATGCCAGTCGGTGATCGAACAATCCTACGAGCCGACCGTTTCGCCTTCGTCCAATCCGCAGATTGTCGACGAGGTCCAGAAGAACGATCCGCGCGCCAAAATGGGCGCGCGCGAACATCCGCGCATCGTCGCAAGCTACGGCGGCGAATACAAGGACGCGAAGACCGAACGGCTGGTCGCCCGCATCGCCGGCGCGCTGACCGCCGTCTCGGAAAACCCGCAGCAGTCCTACCGCATCACCATCCTGAATTCGCCGGCGATCAACGCCTTTGCTCTGCCGGGTGGCTATCTCTACGTCACCCGCGGCCTGCTCGCTCTTGCCAATGATGCATCGGAAGTCGCCGCCGTGCTGTCGCACGAAATGGCGCACGTCACCGCCAACCACGGCATCGAACGGCAACAACGCGAAGAAGCGGAGGTCATCGCCAGCCGCGTGGTCTCCGAAGTGCTGTCGTCCGATCTCGCCGGCAAGCAGGCGCTCGCTCGCGGCAAGCTCAGGCTCGCGGCCTTCTCGCGCAACCAGGAACTCCAGGCCGATGTGATCGGCGTACGCATGCTCGGCGAAGCCGGCTACGATCCTTACGCCGCCGCACGCTTCCTGGACTCGATGGCAGCCTATAGCCGCTTCACAGCGGTCGATCCGGAATCCGACCAGAGCCTCGACTTCCTGTCGAGCCACCCGAACGCACCGCAGCGCGTCGATCTCGCGCGCCGGCATGCCCGTGCCTTCGGACCGGAAGGCACCAGTGGCGATCGCGGCCGCGACTACTACCTTGCCGGCATCGACGGCCTGCTCTACGGCGACAGTCCGCAAGAGGGCTATGTCCGCGGCCAGACCTTCCTGCACGGCCAGCTCGGCATCCGTTTCGACGTCCCGACCGGCTTCCAGATCGACAACAAGGCGGAAGCAGTTCTGGCAACCGGCGCCGGTGATATCGCCGTGCGCTTCGACGGCGTCGCCGACACGGGCGGGCGCAGCCTGACCGACTATATCGCCAGCGGCTGGGTCACCGGCCTGCAGCCCGACACGATCAAGCCGATCAGCGTCAACGGTCTGGAAGCCGCGACCGCGCGCGCCTCGGCCGATCGCTGGGACTTCGATGTGACGGTCATCCGGATCGACACCCGCATCTACCGCTTCCTGACCGCCGTTCCCAAGGGTTCGAACGCGCTTGAGCCGACCGCGAACCAGCTGCGCAGCTCGTTCCGCCGCATGACGCAGGGTGAAGCCCAGTCGCTGAAGCCCCTGCGCATCCGCGTGGTGACGGTAAGGCCCGGCGAGACGATCGCCACGCTTTCCGCCCGGATGATGGGGACGGACCGCAAGCTCGACCTGTTCCGGGTGATCAATGCTATGCAGGTCACCTCGACAGTGAAGCCGGGCGACAAGGTCAAGATCGTTTCTGAGTAGGCAAGTGGTCATCCGACTGGGTGAGGCAGCTCACCGCGAGCCGTCGAGCGTACGCAGAGGTAGGCGTGCGCATATGCGTCACGCGCCGATTCTCGGGCCCGCACTTTCGCGCACAAGCCAGCGGGCGGCGCCTGTGAAGCCCGCTGAAGCACATCGCGCCGAAGCCTGCGACGCCGACACGCTGAACAATCGAAACTTGAAGCGCAACAAGTCTCTGAAAGATCGCGATGCGGTTTAGTGAATGCCCGCGGTCAGAGCCGGCGCCTTCGTCGCGAGCGCCACTCTCAGCTTCTCGAGTGCCCGGGTTTCGATCTGCCGCACCCGCTCCTTGGAAATGCCGAGATCGAGGCCGAGCTCTTCCAATGTCGCACCGTCCTCGGACAGTCGTCGTGCACGGATGATCCGCATCTCCCTTTCGGTCAAGGCGCCCAGCGCATCGCGAAGCCACACACGCGCGCGCTCGCCATCGATCATGTCGCTGACCTGTTCATCCGGCAGCGGCGCATCGCTCGCCAGGAAATCCAGCCGCTCGCCACCATCGGAATCGGCGCCACCGACGGGCGCCTGCAAGGAGGTGTCGCTGCCGGAAAGCCGCGCATCCATGGTCTGCACGTCGGCGATGCTGACGCCGAGCGCCGCGGCGATCTCCTCATGCATAGCCTGCGATGTAAGCTGCCTGTCGCCTTGGGCAAGGCGCGCACGCAGGCGCCGCAGGTTGAAGAACAGCGCCTTCTGGGCCGAACTCGTGCCGCCCCGTACGATCGACCAATTGCGCAGGACATAGTCCTGCATCGATGCCCGGATCCACCAGGTCGCATAGGTCGAGAATCGGACCTCACGGCTCGGCTCGAAGCGGGCGGCCGCTTCCAGGAGACCGATATGGCCCTCCTGCACCAGATCGCCCATTGGCAGTCCGAAGTTGCGGAACTTCGCTGCCATCGAGATCACGAGCCGCATGTGTGACATGGCGATCTTGTTGCGGGCTTCCTGATCATGGTCGTTCCGCCAGGCCTGTGCCAGCGCGTGTTCCTCGTCGCGCTCGAGATAAGGCGCCTCCATTGCGATCTTGATCATCCGCCGGTCTGCAGTGAGAGTCTTCATCGATCACTCCGTGACTGGCGCCCGGGCGCCATTGCGTGTGAAGTCCAAAAGGCCGGACAGATGACGCGTCCGGCGGCAGGGGCGTCCAGATCACGACGATTTGGATCGGATAGACCCAGGTCGAAACGTGATCATTTCTAATAAGTTAGAGCTGGATGCGGGCGAAAACCCGAAAACACTTCTCCTCATCCCGCTCCGGAGCCGCGACGTTGGAACTTGAAGAAACGACGCGGCGCCCTAATTCTCGAAGTCACGAACCTGAAGAGTGATGGATCACAAAACCAAGATCGCCCGGCGCGAAAGCGGCGCATTCCTGCCGGCCAATATAAATGCGCGTCAGCGCGAAAGGTTCCATTCGGTCAAAGAAAAAGCCCGGCGCAATGGCCGGGCTTTTTGCAGGTACTGATGCGGGCGTAGTGCGCTTATGCGGCTTCGTCCTGGGCGTCGTCTTCTTCGATAGCCTTACCGCGCTTCGGACCCTTGCTGAGGTTGGCCTCGACGAGGCGCACGGCTTCGGTCTCCGACATTTTGTTCACGGCAGCGATTTCGCGCGCCATGCGGTCAAGGGCAGCTTCATAGAGCTGGCGTTCGGAATAGGACTGTTCCGGCTGGTTTTCGGCGCGATAGAGATCGCGGACGACTTCCGCGATGGAAATCAGGTCACCGGAGTTGATCTTGGCATCGTATTCCTGGGCGCGGCGCGACCACATGGTGCGCTTCACACGAGCCTTGCCCTGCACAACCTTCAACGCGCGATCGACAAAATCGGTTTCGGACAGCTTGCGCATGCCGATGCTGACGGCCTTGGCCACCGGCACTTTCAGACGCATCTTGTCCTTCTCGAAATCGATGACAAAAAGCTCAAGCTTCATGCCGGCGACTTCCTGCTCCTCGATCGCCACAATCTGGCCAACACCGTGGGCCGGATAGACGATCGATTCACCGGTCTTGAAGCCCTGGCGTGTCGGAGATTTTTTCTGCTGGGTCGTCATTCGTTTCAAAAACTCCCTGTTTCGCGCCGGCCATTCTGGCCGGGGCCGGGTCAGTGAGGCCCGGGATAGACGGGGATACCGCCGGGTGGGTACATCCTGGTCCGTCCACGGAACGCAAACAGCCTCATGAAATGCGGTCGCAACAGAGCAAAGCCATGTTGCGTAATAGGGAGATACCGCCTTTTGGAGATCGTTTGCTTTCGTGATGGTTTTCGGGCGCGCAAAAACACCCTCTGTGGATCAGTAGAAGGAACCTATCACAAAAAAGTGCCGAAATCAATAATTTGCTGCATGGCGGCCATCAAGCCACCATTCTCGCAACTGCGAGCGCGGTAGGTGTTTTCCCCAGCTTTGGCGCGCGGGGCCGCTCTCGCTTCGTCAGCTTCGACGAACGGTAGAGATCGTTCGCCTCAGTCGCCCTGCCCCGGCTCGGCGGAGAAGAACTGCTCATACTTGCCTTCGACGCCGTCCATCTCCTTGGCTTCCGGCATCGGGTCGCGCTTGACCGTGATGTTCGGCCACTTGGAGGCAAAATCAGCGTTCAGTTTCAACCACATATCAAGACCCGGCTCGGTGTCCGGCTTGATCGCCTCGGCAGGACATTCCGGCTCGCAGACGCCACAGTCGATGCACTCGTCCGGATGAATGACGAGGAAATTCTCACCCTCATAGAAGCAATCCACGGGGCAGACTTCGACACAGTCGGTATACTTGCAGCGAATGCAGTTGTCGGTCACGACATACGTCATGAGGTACTCCAGCCAATGCTCACGTTTGATGGCAGACGGCAATCAATGGTGATGCTCGTCGTCCGCGCATGCTAGGAATGTCCGGCGCGCATAGCTGCCGAAGCAAACCCGATGCACCCAACGTGGGTCTGTCAGGTAAAGGCTTTATGGGCCCTTTGCAAGAATATTCAATGCGCGAAACGCCGCGGCAAAGGCAGAGTTTTCTAATCCTCGCGCGGATCGAAATCGGGTTTTAGCCGATCGGTTTCCCGCCGCTCTTTCTTGGTGGGGCGTCCCGCCCCACGGTCGCGTGTGGCGATCTCAAATGCCGAAAGTTTTTCCTTCGGCTGTTGCGGCGTGAGATCATCGTAAAGAAGCCGCGCCTCTTCATAGGGGCCCCGTCGCTCCCCCGGCGCAAGTACGCGTACGATTAGGTCGCGGCGGTCGAGGGCGAGCTCGAGCACGTCCCCCGCTTTCACCTGGAACGACGACTGCGTGATCCGTTGGTCATTGACCGCGACACAGCCGTCCTCGATCGCCTTTTGTGCAAGCGATCGCGATTTGATCAGCCGCGTGAAAAACAGCCACTTGTCGAGACGCTGGCGCGATGCCGGGTTGGACGTGGGCTGTTTTTCCATGACCTGCCTTACTTCTTCATCTGCTCCTTGAGCGCCGCGAGCTTGGCGAAGGGCGAATCCGGATCCACCGGCTTTTCGCGACGCGGCGGACGCGCCTCGAACTTGCCCTGGCCCGGTTTGCCACCGCGGTCGTGACGATCATGACGGTCACTGCGGTCCTGACGCGGACCACCTTCCGACTTGCCGCCCTCATGGCGCTTGCCGCGCGCCGGCTGGCCGCCCTTGCGCCCGCCTTCACGTCCCTCGCCCTGGCCTTGACCCTGTCCATGGCGCTGGCCGCCGCGACGCTGGTCGC is a window from the Ensifer adhaerens genome containing:
- the fdxA gene encoding ferredoxin FdxA — its product is MTYVVTDNCIRCKYTDCVEVCPVDCFYEGENFLVIHPDECIDCGVCEPECPAEAIKPDTEPGLDMWLKLNADFASKWPNITVKRDPMPEAKEMDGVEGKYEQFFSAEPGQGD
- a CDS encoding RNA-binding S4 domain-containing protein; translated protein: MEKQPTSNPASRQRLDKWLFFTRLIKSRSLAQKAIEDGCVAVNDQRITQSSFQVKAGDVLELALDRRDLIVRVLAPGERRGPYEEARLLYDDLTPQQPKEKLSAFEIATRDRGAGRPTKKERRETDRLKPDFDPRED